gaacatgaagcggagagaggtattctgaatttcagcttcgaaggcatcctcgattgcttctgcgaagacgttacttagtgccacctctttcgacatcatgttatcctgttacgaagcccaattttgtgcattctgaaaattattgccagattcttgcccaggtatcaggagaacatgaagcggagagaggtattctgaatttcagcttcgaaggcatcctcgattgcttctgcgaagacgttacttagtgccacctctttcgacatcatgttatcctgttacgaagcccaattttgtggattctgaaaattttcgccagattttggccaatatatcaggagaacatgaagcggagagaggtattctgaatttcagcttcgaaggcatcctcgactgcttctgcgaagacgttacttagtgccacctctttcgacatcatgttatcctgttacgaagcacaattttgtgcattctgaaaattattgccagattcttgcccaggtatcaggagaacatgaagcggagagaggtattctgaatttcagcttcgaaggcatcctcgattgcttctgcgaagacgttacttagtgccacctctttcgacatcatgttatcctgttacgaagcccaattttgtgcattctgaaaattattgccagattttggccaatatatcaggagaacatgaagcggagagaggtattctgaatttcagcttcgaaggcatcctcgattgcttctgcgaagacgttacttagtgccacctctttcgacatcatgttatcctgttacgaagcccaattttgtgcattctgaaaattttcgccagattttggccaatatatcaggagaacatgaagcggaaagaggtattctgaatttcagcttcgaaggcatcctcgattgcttctgcgaagacgttacttagtgccacctctttcgacatcatgttatcctgttacgaagcccaattttgtgcattctgaaaattattgccagactcttgtccaggtatcaggagaacatgaagcggagagaggtattctgaatttcagcttcgaaggcatcctcgattgcttctgcgaagacgttacttagtgccacctctttcgacatcatgttatcctgttacgaagcccaattttgtgcattctgaaaattattgccagatttttgcccaggtatcaggagaacatgaagcggagagaggtattctgaatttcagcttcgaaggcatcctcgattgcttctgcgaagacgttacttagtgccaccactttcgacatcatgttatcctgttacgaagcccaattttgtgcattctgaaaattattgccagatttttgcccaggtatcaggagaacatgaagcggagagaggtattctgaatttcagcttcgaaggcatcctcgattgcttctgcgaagacgttacttagtgccacctctttcgacatcatgttatcctgttacgaagcccaattttgtgcattctgaaaattattgtcAGACTCTtgtccaggtatcaggagaacatgaagcggagagaggtattctgaatttcagcttcgaaggcatcctcgattgcttctgcgaagacgttacttagtgccacctgtttcgacatcatgttatcctgttacgaagcccaattttgtgcattctgaaaattattgccagatttttgcccaggtatcaggagaacatgaagcggagagaggtattctgaatttcagcttcgaaggcatcctcgattctctctccgaagacgttacttagtgccacccctttcgacatcatgttctcctgttacgaagcccaattttgtgcattctgaaaattattgccagatttttgcccaggtatcaggagaacatgaagcggagagaggtattctgaatttcagcttcgaaggcatcctcgattgcttctgcgaagacgttacttagtgccacctctttcgacatcatgttatcctgttacgaagcccaattttgtgcattctgaaaattttcgccagattttggccaatatatcaggagaacatgaagcggagagaggtattctgaatttcagcttcgaaggcatcctcgattgcttctgcgaagacgttacttagtgccacctctttcgacatcatgttatcctgttacgaagcccaattttgtgcattctgaaaattattgccagactcttgtccaggtatcaggagaacatgaagcggagagaggtattctgaatttcagcttcgaaggcatcctcgattgcttctgcgaagacgttacttagtgccacctctttcgacatcatgttatcctgttacgaagcccaattttgtggattctgaaaattttcgccagattttggccaatatatcaggagaacatgaagcggagagaggtattctgaatttcagcttcgaaggcatcctcgattgcttctgcgaagacgttacttagtgccacctctttcgacatcatgttatcctgttacgaagcccaattttgtgcattctgaaaattttcgccagattttggccaatatatcaggagaacatgaagcggaaagaggtattctgaatttcagcttcgaaggcatcctcgattgcttctgcgaagacgttacttagtgccacctctttcgacatcatgttatcctgttacgaagcccaattttgtggattctgaaaattattgccagattcttgcccaggtatcaggagaacatgaagcggagagaggtattctgaatttcagcttcgaaggcatcctcgattgcttctgcgaagacgttacttagtgccacctctttcgacatcatgttatcctgttacgaagcccaattttgtgcattctgaaaattattgccagattcttgcccaggtatcaggagaacatgaagcggagagaggtattctgaatttcagcttcgaaggcatcctcgattgcttctgcgaagacgttacttagtgccacctctttcgacatcatgttatcctgttacgaagcccaattttgtggattctgaaaattattgccagatttttgcccaggtatcaggagaacatgaagcggagagaggtattctgaatttcagcttcgaaggcatcctcgattgcttctgcgaagacgttacttagtgccacctctttcgacatcatgttatcctgttacgaagcccaattttgtgcattctgaaaattattgccagattcttgcccaggtatcaggagaacatgaagcggagagaggtattctgaatttcagcttcgaaggcatcctcgattgcttctgcgaagacgttacttagtgccacctctttcgacatcatgttatcctgttacgaagcccaattttgtggattctgaaaattattgccagatttttgcccaggtatcaggagaacatgaagcggagagaggtattctgaatttcagcttcgaaggcatcctcgattgcttctgcgaagacgttacttagtgccacctctttcgacatcatgttatcctgttacgaagcccaattttgtgcattctgaaaattattgccagattcttgcccaggtatcaggagaacatgaagcggagagaggtattctgaatttcagcttcgaaggcatcgccttaaagttgcaaataagaggcgctccaaaattctgcgtctcttcgttaaacagtcactgtcttgaaacatttgccccacttctcgctctttaatttgctctccggagacgttactggatgaaaatagtcttggaaaaatgtaacaataaataaaataattttaaagtcttcctatatctaccgcgaattaattttttattcctgttactttaaaaataaatataatattgacgtgagattatttccagtattattcctttcattcatttttatataatatcattctgtatagtatgtcctcctctgtacttggttacaatatcaTGTCCAatttccaagcattattgtcgagttattattataatttttcagattctaacttatactactaattacatactttcagtgatacctatattacaataatgcaaaaagtatttatgtaattataaagtaccattgaatgtttgatcctgtttttctcaaaaacgctaaaattggacatacaatatgtgtgcactaattgtaagccatcgatgtacaataggaaatttttttttaatgtaggttagtccgttgttgttctatctgcctgaattactatgacataaatacgacagcgatttcaattgatgtatatgtaacgataaaagcgttaatttagtaattgTATACAATTctcagcagttcctatgtcaatgtatgcctaaaatgaatataaccacaaactacaatcgtccgaaaatgcatacattgactccatcatgcttttaaaccgaattcgactcacgatgaatcattcgaaagcttattaaaaaagaaacatttgtggcaattttcaacttcgtatctccacccggagggtagtaaagggcaaaaataggaaatcaggtttttgccgaatttctcctatactaggggatgaataattttgaaaaaaatcagtgacacttctgttatcggggcatatattagagaattgtttcagatttttaaattgaaaaaccaagccgtgaaaaataaaaaacgccaaaaaatgctgaaaaatgccgattgtgtatcgaagcaggcttggcactataattatatttttactgtaagtacgtatgattgttactattgtcctgattttttttcagatttttcaattcggtgcgccgcagttaaaaaaattaaaaaccgattttttcgtctttttttccgtgtcagagtaacttatacgtcgaattgcttcatgaaataagtgttttatgcgatcttcaatatttatgcgtacagcaaaacatcataggaattaaagaaactgaaaaaaccgaatcatttgaaactgttatgcccctgacattactctgacacggaaaaaacgacgaaaaaatgggtttttaatttttttaacggcggcgcaccaaattgaaaaatctgaaacaattctctaatatgtgcccggataacataaatgcctctgatttttttcaaaatatttcatcccctagtataggagaaattcgggaaaaacctgatttcctatttttgccctttactaccctccgagtggagatacgaagttgaaaattgccacaaatgtttcttttttaataagctttcgaaagattcatcgtgagtggaattcggttcaaggacacATTTGACCATTTTAACCGGCTACaccctttcagcttcaaaggcatcgccttaaagttgccaataagaggcgcaggcctttcaagaggcgttcgaaaattctgcgtctcttcatgcgTGGGTAGCGTTGCTAACGATACTGAAAGGGTTGAATAGGTAATAGGAATAGCCGAATAGGAATAGGAAGAATAACGACACAAGGAGTTAGGATACagatgaatttattaatatctaatcaattataataaatatataataaaagtattataattGATTAGTTATTCAAAGGTGAAATCAAGGGCACAGCTCCttctgaaaaaagaaaaaatgtattcatCATTGTTCGATACGAAATAACATTATTTACAGTTTGATCGAGTAgaatatatgtacaaatatcacgaaatatatataatgtaatGGGCAACAAGACACACGTTTCAACATATAAACACCTCCATAAATATAACTGTACTCGTATACGCGTAATTAATTACGATAGACGCACAAGCGGTCGCTGACGATGCTCCTAATTCATCTCCATACAGAATACACGCCTCCAGTCGCGTATTATCCTTAACAATAGCAACCAGTACCGCTGCCTTTCACTTTGTCCATTAAATAACCAAAGAACACACTCGGAACAGACGTAGGAATGTTTGTAATACTGGCGAGTCGCTGGGCGAACGTGTGATaccaattatttaataaataacgtCGCGTCGACAGTGTCGGGAATATCACAAAGTACGAGTGGAGCTCGTGAGCACCGACTCGCAGTGTCTGCTCCCCTCGGAGCTTCAACAGTTGCACTCGCATTAACCAAGGATTGTTCGCGCGACACTCCATAGGAGACGGAGCACCTGATTGCTCCTTCGAATCTTGATAAGAGATAAGACACGCAGTGTGGGCCATGTGCGAAACAAACTGACCTATCAAACTATTCACAATTAGGTGCTCCATATCTAACGGACCAGCTATCAGAGTTACCCCGTAGCTGCGACCCTTCTACTTTGGTTTACAATCAGAAAAATAACATCAGAGATAAACGTGCTCCAAGGAGATGGCATGGGCAACGTCTCCCTTCGGCTCCGAGTCTTTCCTACTCTTTTCCGCGTCGTCTTGAGACAGATCCAAACAAAAGTTGTCGTATGCGTACACGTTGGTCACCATGTTCGGGTGCTTCTCTTCAGAGATTGACGCGAACTTCTGAAGCGTGACATTCCTCGGCTGTGAGACCATGCTTGGCCAGCTCTGGCTATCAATTTCCGGCCCCGGTTTGCTCAAGAATCCGCTTTCTATCTGGTCCAGACTGCGGCCTCTGGTCTCTGGGAGGATCGTCAGGGCGAACAAAGCTCCCAGAAGACTAGCGCCAGCGAACATCCACATGGTGCTCTCGATACCGACTAGCGCTCGCGCGTCCGGATACATCTTGATCATCGTGAACGTCAGCATCTGCACCATGCTGGTGGTGATGCCGCCCAGCGGTCCCCTGAACCTCAGCGGGTAGAGTTCCGAGGTCATCACCCAGGGTAACGTGAGGTATCCCAGCATAGACGACCCCACGTGTCCTCCTACGAACGCCAGAGTAGCGGCGGACGGTAATTTGAACCTGGAAGCAGAATGAATCGTGTCAAGGCGAGGAAACGCGTCCTAGCGTCTTAACTCGCTGATCTACATATTAATTAGGATGTTCGTTAGCTATATAAGTCCGTGGGTCTCGTGTGCGAACCAGGACACAGATTTTTCTCAGGACCCTGCAGTCCGGGCGCTAATCGCCTTAGCAATGTGGGAACCGGGGGCAAGTCCTGATAACGCATCAAAAGGACGCATTATGTTCGCCTCTCTGCTCTCTAGAATGATACTGCTGCGCAGCGAGGCTCGAGATAGCCGCTGGCTCGGCTGTTGTCTTGAACTTGGCCTGCCCTATCAATTAAAGAGTCCTAGTTAAGAGAGGAGCGCGCACCTGAAGGACGCCGCGACGCCTGCGGCAGAGATCGCCATTCCTAGGCCGCTGACGAAGGCCAGCGTTTTCCTGCCGAAGCTGTTGGCCAGGCCAGCGCCAGCGACCGACGCGAACAGCCTGATGACGCCGATCCCGACGCTCGCGGAGTACTCGTTCAGGTCGATCCCGATGTCTTCGAGAACGTTCACGGCGTAGAACAGGATTATATATATCCCGGACATCTGCTGGAGCGCGAAGAAGGTGAGCAGGATGAGGAAGGGCTTCCAGACGCTCGGCATGTGAAGAGCCTTCACCAggctctccttcttctcctctctCTTCACGTTCGTCTCGCAGAGCTCCTGGTATTCTTTATCGGTGGTGAGGCCTGGCCCTCGGAGCCACAGTAGCGACTCCTTCGCCTCCTCCGTTCGCCCTCTCGCCACCAGCCAGCCCGGGGTTTCTGGGATCATGCTGCAAGAAACACGAACTTTTCAAGTTTGGAAGAATGGGTGAGTGCGCTCCGCAACCCGATGATGCGATATTTTATCTAACAATTACCGTGTCAGTGCCAAGGAGAGGATCGCTGGACCGATGCTAATCGCCGCGGCTCTCTGCCACGTGGTGAACGCTCCCAACGTGTAGACCATCAGGACGCCTACGGAAACCAGAACGGGGCCGCAGCTTCCTAACCAGGCCCGCTGATCCGCCGCCGCTGCCTGAAATGGTGGCCATGTCGATTTAAAGAATACGCAAGTCCGAGTATCCTACTCTCGTAATCTATAATCTAAGAACGATAACCGCTGCGAAGCAACCACTGTTACGCACCTCGCTGACGTAAAGGTACAGGCCGTTCGCCATACCGATCCCGATGCCACTGATGAATCTGCCTGCGTACAGCATCGGCACGTCCTTCGATAACGCTATCAGTAGCCAGCCGGCGGCGTGAGGCAAGCTGGCCAGCGCGATCGCTGACCTCCTGCCGAACCATTCCGCACAGAGTCCAGCGATCACGGATCCCAGAGGATTCGAAACGACGCCCAGCGATGCTATCCAAGAGGTTTCCGACTGGTCCGCGAACCCGGTCTCCAGGAGCTTCGGTATCAGGATCGCGCTGAATCCCTGGCCCAGTCCCACGGACACCTGGCCCGAGTGGGCTGCCAGTCCCGCGAATATCTGCAATCGCAAGTTCCCATCGGACGATTCCCTTTTAAAGGAATAAACTCTCGGAGCAGGGTTAACGAACTCGGCGCGCGTAGGGTACGAATGTTAAGTGGGTAGAGTCAGAGACGCGAAAGGGGAACTCCGAAGATCCCAACAGCCTGGGCTCGGTAAGGGACGATCAAGCAATTAGGATTAGCATCTCCGGTGAGCGCTACGTGGCCAGAAATGATCCCGGAGTTCCGCGAACGTGCGCTGAAACGGTGATACCAGGTAGCGCCGAATCGCGCTCCGTTCGCGTAACCGACGCACGAATCGTTCGGAAGGAATTTTTAGTGCTCCTGGTGACGATAAATCGGCCAAGAGCGCGCGGAATAAGAAGCCCTGACGCAAGCCGTCGAATTATCGTTTCTGGGATACGTGCGcgataattttattctttaaatttttatgtcaCCTAACCCAGTGTTAGAAGTGGGATCGCGAAAATCCCCCTGAACGGAAGGACGAACCTCTACGAGTCGTGGAGAGATGTTCTCGACAGATACGCGCAGGATCGGAATAATTAACGGACAGATTGGAATCGTCGGAGCGCATTGTTGTTACGCGTACACTTGTGCAACGGCCGCCACCGGCGATTCCCCGTTTCTTCGTCGTGGACACCATGGACGTCGAGCTGCCCGATTCCCGCCTCTGCTGCCTCCTGCATCCGACCATGTTCGAACTCACCGATTTGCTCGGCGACCGCCCGCTACCACGGATTACTAACCACTGTAACATCGAGCCCCGGTTCTCCTCTAACTAGTACCACCGAACCGCCACTATCTTCGTCGTCGATATCGGACGATAAGGCGTTTTCAAGGGACTAGCCGCCTAGTGGCTACCAATAAGCAATAAGTGACGCGAATCACTGATGACACAGGTGGCAGAGAGCTACCAACGTCCAAGGCGCTCAAGGGTGTCATAGATCACCGGGTGGGAAGGTTAAATTGCCTTACACCTTTGTGCTGTCCAGAATTCAAGAGCTTCCACCAGAGTTTCGCTCGGATGATCATCGTGCTCGACGGGCCCTGGCCAGTATCTGTAACACCAACGGGAAAAGAATACTCGCAGAAGCCACTCGACGATACAATGGCCTAAGTGGTTGAGAAATCTTATCTAAATGAGTTTTCTCGTTTGAGAATGGATCGATCGAGTTCCCCAGAAAAATCCGCAACAATTCTTCCCGTTTCCTGCTACGTGCCGTTTCTATCTGCTCTTGTGCAACGACGATTCGATGAAACTGCACTATCTCGGAGTAAAAACTCGCTTGACGTTTCGCGACAGGTACCAGAAGAGCCCCTCACGATTGCGAGCACTCCTTTCGAGTACCCTTCTCATTACGTCTTGCAAACTCACCGTACTCCGCCAGCTCGACGAGTACGCATATTTTCTGCGGCTGTCGAAACATTGTCCTGTATTTTTCTCGGCCACGCGTGAATGCGTGCTGAAATTGGATAATGGGCCCCGTTTAAACGGCCGCTCGCCCCTGCGCGCTTAATCCAGGAGCACGCAGCGTCCCGTGACTCATGGAACGCACGTGAATCCTATCACCAGCGGCAAGAGTGCGACGATCCAAGTCGAAATCGCACGTGAGCTCGCAATTTCTAACTCTTCACTCGGCTAATTCTATGTTAATACACCGCCCATTTACATTGTCCGCTCTTGTCCGCGATACCTCTTCTTCTCCTCGGGCGACAAACACGACGTGCCACTAATTCACGTAAGACCCGAGACGTAAGCATTGCGATACAACGACGGGACCGCTTGCATAAAGTCCGCGTTATGACCGGTATCGTGAGCCGGTGCAATTACAAAGATCGTGGACGTTCAGCAGGAAAACATAGGATAATGCCGATTCGTCGCGCAGATTCGCGATAGGCCGCGGGGAACGGTGAAACAGAGGCTTCGTTTTCAGAACAAACCAGACCTTTGTCGGCTCCGAGCGATTATGTTTTAATAACACAGGACATTTAATTGCGGATGCCATAGACTTTAAAAGCTTCTTTTCAGGCTGAACCGGCTGTTGTGCCGCGCAAAAAAAAGACACTATTGCTCGCGTACTAAATACCGCAAGCTGGTTTTGCCTCGAGAGCAGACAATCGTTCCCTCTTATCCGCACGTTTAACAGGCCGTGTCCGCGACAGCTGCAGCCGCGTAACAGGGTTGCGATCgaaggatcgatcgatcgatcgatcgtgctGGCTGCAAGGCTGAAATGTCAACCGAGCGGTACCTACGATTCGCGCGTCAATTCGGAGTCATGCACCCAGCTCGTCTATTCTAATTCGAGAGATGCTGCTCCGCAATGGTTTTGTTTTCGAGTCGGCGTGTTTACGTCGGCTATTTTTACCGTGCTTGAAAGCTGGCCCGATGCACGCGCAGCTCA
Above is a genomic segment from Andrena cerasifolii isolate SP2316 chromosome 12, iyAndCera1_principal, whole genome shotgun sequence containing:
- the LOC143375018 gene encoding facilitated trehalose transporter Tret1 isoform X2 encodes the protein MIIRAKLWWKLLNSGQHKGIFAGLAAHSGQVSVGLGQGFSAILIPKLLETGFADQSETSWIASLGVVSNPLGSVIAGLCAEWFGRRSAIALASLPHAAGWLLIALSKDVPMLYAGRFISGIGIGMANGLYLYVSEAAAADQRAWLGSCGPVLVSVGVLMVYTLGAFTTWQRAAAISIGPAILSLALTRMIPETPGWLVARGRTEEAKESLLWLRGPGLTTDKEYQELCETNVKREEKKESLVKALHMPSVWKPFLILLTFFALQQMSGIYIILFYAVNVLEDIGIDLNEYSASVGIGVIRLFASVAGAGLANSFGRKTLAFVSGLGMAISAAGVAASFRFKLPSAATLAFVGGHVGSSMLGYLTLPWVMTSELYPLRFRGPLGGITTSMVQMLTFTMIKMYPDARALVGIESTMWMFAGASLLGALFALTILPETRGRSLDQIESGFLSKPGPEIDSQSWPSMVSQPRNVTLQKFASISEEKHPNMVTNVYAYDNFCLDLSQDDAEKSRKDSEPKGDVAHAISLEHVYL
- the LOC143375018 gene encoding facilitated trehalose transporter Tret1 isoform X1 codes for the protein MLQWLVIRGSGRSPSKSVSSNMVGCRRQQRRESGSSTSMVSTTKKRGIAGGGRCTSIFAGLAAHSGQVSVGLGQGFSAILIPKLLETGFADQSETSWIASLGVVSNPLGSVIAGLCAEWFGRRSAIALASLPHAAGWLLIALSKDVPMLYAGRFISGIGIGMANGLYLYVSEAAAADQRAWLGSCGPVLVSVGVLMVYTLGAFTTWQRAAAISIGPAILSLALTRMIPETPGWLVARGRTEEAKESLLWLRGPGLTTDKEYQELCETNVKREEKKESLVKALHMPSVWKPFLILLTFFALQQMSGIYIILFYAVNVLEDIGIDLNEYSASVGIGVIRLFASVAGAGLANSFGRKTLAFVSGLGMAISAAGVAASFRFKLPSAATLAFVGGHVGSSMLGYLTLPWVMTSELYPLRFRGPLGGITTSMVQMLTFTMIKMYPDARALVGIESTMWMFAGASLLGALFALTILPETRGRSLDQIESGFLSKPGPEIDSQSWPSMVSQPRNVTLQKFASISEEKHPNMVTNVYAYDNFCLDLSQDDAEKSRKDSEPKGDVAHAISLEHVYL